The Brevibacillus humidisoli DNA segment AAGGATGGCCGTGTCGCTGTCTACATGGGTGATGACAAAAAAGATGCGGGTGTGTACAAGTTTATTTCCAAAGGCAAATACGATGAAGCGGCCGGCTTGAAAAACTCCGCTCTCTTGGAAGAGGGAACGCTTTACGCCGCCAATCTGAAAAAAGGCGTCTGGGTAGAGCTGACCATCGAAGCGGTGCAAAAGGCATTGGCCAGCGAGTCGTTTAAAGTTCCGTACAATGTCGGCTACAGCAAAGAAGAGTTGGTCGCGATGTTCCAGACACAGGCCGATGTTTTGGTCCACACGCACGAAGCAGCGATGATCCTCGGCGCTACGCCGACTGACCGTCCGGAAGATGTAGAGATCAGTCCGTTTGACAACACCATCTTCATCGCTCATACCAACAATGATAAACACGGCAACATCCATGGTCACATCACTCGCTTCTTCGAACAGGACGGCGATCTGGGAGCGATGCAGTTCAACTTTGAGATCTTTGCGGCAGGCGGCCGTCAGAGCGGGTTTAGTGCGCCCGACAACCTGACCTTCGACAGCAACGGCAACCTCTGGACCGTTACGGACATCTCCGGCAGCAGCATGAACAAAGGCGTATTCGTGCCGTTTGCCAACAACGGCATGTATGTGATTCCAACGTCGGGTGATCATCAGGGAGAAGCGTTCCAATTCGCTTCCGCTCCGGTAGATGCAGAATTGACCGGTCCCTGGTTTACGCCGGATGAAAAAACACTGTTCTTGGCTGTACAGCATCCAGGTGAGCAGTCTGACAGCTTGAACGAATTGACCAGTAAATGGCCGCATCGTCCTGGGGATACCATTCCCCGCCCTGCTGTCGTCGCCATTACCGGTTTCAAATTTTAGGAGTTGAGCGACTATGTTATCCAGCATCGGAATTCCCGGTTTGATCCTCATCCTGATCATCGCCCTTGTGATTTTTGGTCCCAGCAAACTGCCGGAAATCGGACGTGCGTTTGGGCGCACACTGACGGAGTTTAAGACGGCAGCCAAAGATTTAACCAAGGATGATGCGGATGAAAAGAAGGAGAAACCTGTCGAAACAAGTTCACGGACAGAGACAGCCGTGTTGACCGAGGGATCTGCGGAAATCGCTAAGCGGGTCAACTAAGCTGCATAGGAGGAGACGGGGCAGTGCGGACAGCGCGCTGCCTTCGTCGTTTCAGCAAGGTGATTTGGTTCTGGTAAACACAGGAGTGGAATTAGTAGATGCATGAGGAGAGGAGAATGTGCGGTGGATCAGCGTAAAATGAACGTGATCGAGCATCTCGGCGACCTGCGGAAGCGTCTGATCATCGTGATCGGCTTCTTTTTTGTCAGCCTGATCATCTGTTTCTTGTTTGTTGACCATATTTATCACTTTTTGGCCAATCGTTCCGAAGAGAAGCTGGCCATCCTCGGTCCGACCGATATCCTATCGATCTATCTCAAGCTGGCTGGTATCGGTGCGGTTGCTTTTACGATTCCAGTCGCTGCCTATCAGATGTGGCGGTTTGTGGAGCCGGCATTGACGGAGCGAGAGCGGAGAGTAACCTTGATGTATGTCCCCGCTTTGTTCTTGTTGTTTGTGGCGGGACTTAGTTTCTCTTATTTTGTGCTGTTTCCGATGACGTATCAGTTTGTACTGGGACTCTCAAACGGCAACTTTGACTTGGTGATTACCGCTAACGACTATTTCCGTTTTATGATTAACCTCTCTCTGCCGTTTGGCTTTCTGTTTGAACTGCCGGTTGTGGTCTTGTTTTTAAGCCACCTCGGACTGCTCAACCCGCATCGGCTGGCAAAGTTGCGCAAGCCGGCCTACTTTTTGCTATGCGTCATTTCCATCACGATTACACCGCCTGATTTTGTCTCTGACGTACTGGTGATTGTTCCGCTGCTCGCGCTGTACGAGATCAGCATCTCCCTCTCCCGACTGATCCATGGAAAGCGGCTGAAACAGCAAGCGGAGACTGCCCTTTCCGGGGAAAGCATGGTATGATACAGACAATGAGACTACCATGTGACGGTGAGAGAGATGTTGGTGTAC contains these protein-coding regions:
- a CDS encoding PhoX family protein gives rise to the protein MEVNRRQFLGYLGKGAAALAVASAGLGSLSGQAEAKTADHLFGFEKTKKTKKTVGFFKPIEHTTKDDLVLPEGFKYDVVAAFGDKINEKGDTFGFNNDFTLYFPIDGSSERGLLWVNHEYTNPMFVEGPKQGGKYTAKQIEQLLYNQGGSIIEVYRDSDGVWKMDTSSKHARRITGLTPFQLTGPAAGSKAVNGATKAQGTFANCSGGKTLWNTVLSCEENYEYTAKDAGLDATHYGWVVEVAPFDESFAVRKHTSLGRFNHENTAMGLTKDGRVAVYMGDDKKDAGVYKFISKGKYDEAAGLKNSALLEEGTLYAANLKKGVWVELTIEAVQKALASESFKVPYNVGYSKEELVAMFQTQADVLVHTHEAAMILGATPTDRPEDVEISPFDNTIFIAHTNNDKHGNIHGHITRFFEQDGDLGAMQFNFEIFAAGGRQSGFSAPDNLTFDSNGNLWTVTDISGSSMNKGVFVPFANNGMYVIPTSGDHQGEAFQFASAPVDAELTGPWFTPDEKTLFLAVQHPGEQSDSLNELTSKWPHRPGDTIPRPAVVAITGFKF
- the tatA gene encoding twin-arginine translocase TatA/TatE family subunit — its product is MLSSIGIPGLILILIIALVIFGPSKLPEIGRAFGRTLTEFKTAAKDLTKDDADEKKEKPVETSSRTETAVLTEGSAEIAKRVN
- the tatC gene encoding twin-arginine translocase subunit TatC; amino-acid sequence: MDQRKMNVIEHLGDLRKRLIIVIGFFFVSLIICFLFVDHIYHFLANRSEEKLAILGPTDILSIYLKLAGIGAVAFTIPVAAYQMWRFVEPALTERERRVTLMYVPALFLLFVAGLSFSYFVLFPMTYQFVLGLSNGNFDLVITANDYFRFMINLSLPFGFLFELPVVVLFLSHLGLLNPHRLAKLRKPAYFLLCVISITITPPDFVSDVLVIVPLLALYEISISLSRLIHGKRLKQQAETALSGESMV